CAATGTTCCGTAACAATGTAAATCGGCAACGGGAATTTTAAATAGCGCAAGCCTTTCGTTTACAGAATACGCGGGTACTCCTTTACCGGCCAGCATACGGTCTGCTTCCTCACGTGTTAAATAGTCAGTCGTTTCTAAATGCTGATGCTTGGAAGTTTTTTCTTTTAACGTTAATTCAATCGAATCTTCTGTAACACGAATTCGAAGAGCACTGTGAAGTTGTTGTAAATGGCTTTCCTTTGTATCAAAGTAATGATTAGCTTGGCGGATAATTTGCTCGTTCTTTATGGAGAACGTTTCAAGAAGCTGTTCATACTGCGATTTTGTTAGCATATTTTTAAATTCTATTTCAATTTGCTGTGTCATTGTCAACGTCCTTTTTATTAATAGTATTGAATTAAATTCCGATGATTGAAAGAAGTCAAACGTTTCTGCACCAACCGAGTGTCCTATGGTAAAATGTGAAGGGTAGATGAATCATCAATTTTATTATCGGAAAATTTTCGGTGATGAAAAGAAAAAGGAGATTAATTTATTGCGAAACGTATACATAATCGATCATGTTGAAGTAGTACATAATGAAATCTATTTTATTTTAAATGAAAAGAAACAACTTAGCCAATTGCAATCGACAGGACAAGTGATTGTCGATTCGGATAATGAGGCGTTTCTTTATATCATAGAAGAAAATGAGGCATACAGTTATTTAAGCTTTGGGAAAAATGTATGGTCGCAGCTATTACAAATGTTAGTGGCAGAACAAAAAGCATACTTGAAAGTGGAGGACGGTCTGCTGCCGCTTCAACAATTTGCTGATGAATTACAAGGATTGCTTTATAATATTGAAGGCAACAGCAACTATGGAGATCAATTTGTTGAAAATATTGAAAAGGCATTTGCCGAATTCTTTAATAAATAGCATTAAACTTAATTATCACAAGAAAAATAGCCATTTTACGTGATTTAAGTGTGAAATGTGTATTTCTCGTCTACAAGAAGTATAATTGTTTGAAACAACGTGTTGATGAAATAGTGTGACAGGTATGAACTATTTCTAGTTGGGGGGTTTTTTAATTGGGGCAGTGGGAAGTATTTTTGAGTCCATATCGACAAGCTGTGGATGAACTTAAAATTAAATTAAAAGGGATGCGTTCGCAATTTGGTATTATGAGTGCCAATTCGCCAATCGAATTTGTTACAGGCCGTGTAAAACCACTTGCCAGTATATATGACAAATCGCTTGATAAAGGGATACCATTCGAACCGACTGCGCGTTTAGGAAATGAATTGCAAGATATTGCTGGATTACGGATTATGTGTCAGTTCGTTGATGATATTGCTACTGTAACGGAGCTAATACGCCAGCGTAATGATATGAGAGTTATCGAGGAAAAGGATTATATTACACATAGTAAACCGAGTGGCTATCGTTCACACCATATGATTATTGAGTATCCGGTTGAAACGATTCAAGGGTGCATCGTTGTCGTGGCGGAAATTCAAATTCGAACATTGGCAATGAACTTCTGGGCATCCATTGAGCATTCTATGAACTATAAGTATAAAGGGATTTTCCCTGAAGAAATAAAAAATCGACTGCAAAGCGCAGCCGAGGCAGCATTCCGGTTAGATGAAGAAATGTCCTCCATTAGAAGTGAAATTCAAGAGGCACAGGCATATTTCAGTGAAATAAAAGAAGCAACGAATACAGCTATCCATAAGTCGACTGACAAAGAGGAGCGTGACAATTAATGAAGTTTTCAATACAATCACGCAGAGATGACCAATCAAATGAATTGATGGAGCTCGCAAAATCTTATTTAATTGATTTCGGTTTACAATTTGATGAACAAGAGCCTGAAATTGTTCTTTCGATTGGCGGCGATGGAACATTACTCCATGCTTTCCACCGCTATTTGCACCGTCTGGATAAAACAGCTTTTGTCGGAATCCATACAGGACATTTAGGTTTTTATGCCGATTGGAAACCTTCAGAGCTGGAAAAGTTAGTATTGTCGATTGCCAAAAAGGAATACAATGTCGTGGAATACCCGTTGCTGGAAGTACAGGTACACCGCCTGCATTCCGAATCCAGTACGTTTCTGGCGTTGAATGAAGCGACGATTAAATCGCCGGACGTAACGCTTGTGATGGATGTGGAACTGAACGGCGAGCATTTTGAACGCTTCCGTGGGGACGGTTTATGTATTTCGACACCTTCGGGCAGTACAGCTTACAACAAAGCGCTGGGCGGAGCGATTATTCACCCGACATTGCAGGCTTTGCAAATAACGGAAATGGCATCGATCAACAACCGTGTGTTCCGGACAGTAGGGTCTTCCCTAGTATTGCCGGCACATCATAACTGTGTACTTAAACCCGTACATGAACAGCAATTTAATATGACGGTCGATCATATTAGCATGACGGAAACAGATGTAAAGTCCATTACATTTAATGTGGCAAATGAAAAAGTGCGTTTTGCACGTTTCAGACCATTCCCGTTTTGGGAACGTGTGCATGATTCATTTATCTCGAATGAATAGAATGAGGAACTATGGATAAACGATTTCAATTACAATTTACCAATAAGGTCAATCAGGAGCTTTTGCGTGATGCAATTGCTCACTGGGGCATTTCAAAGCGTGCATTGACTGCCATTAAATTTGATGGTGGGGCACTTTTAGTTAACGGAGAAGAAAGAAATGTGCGGCATCGTCTGGCAGAAGGCGATGTTGTGACAATTATTTTCCCGGTAGAAGAAGCAAGCGAAGGGCTGATACCGGTACAAGGAAAATTGTCTGTAGTGTATGAGGACGAGGCAGTGCTCCTTGTCAACAAACCGGCCTTTATGAGCTCGATTCCTTCTAGGGAACACCCGAATAATTCGCTTGCCAACCTTGTATACGGCTATTTTGAACAGCAGCAGCTAGCGTCGACTGTTCATATCGTGACAAGACTTGACCGTGATACATCCGGGCTGATGCTTATAGCGAAGCATCGTCATATCCATCATTTAATGAGTGAACAGCAAAAAAAGGGACAAATTCACCGTGAATATGAAGCAGTAGCAGAAGGAATCATAGAACAAACTCAGCAATCCATTATCGCACCGATCGGGCGGAAGGATACGAGTATTATTGAACGTGAAGTACGGCCGGATGGACAATTTGCCCATACGGATGTAACGGTGCTGGCTCGTAAAAATAATATGACCTATATTCGCCTGAAGCTTCATACAGGAAGAACCCATCAAATACGTGTTCACATGGCTTATATTGGCCATCCATTAGTGGGGGATGAATTATACGGGGGCAATCATACATTCATTGACCGTCAGGCACTCCATTGCCGCTACATTGAATTTGAACACCCGTTAACGAAAGAAAGAGTACACTTTGAAAGCAAGCTCCCGGACGAGATTGCTACATTGATTAACTAATGCAAGATGCCAAGATTTAATTGGCATCTTTTATTTTTGGTGAAATTGGGAATATACTGTTGAGAAGAAAATTACGTAAGTCGTCAGTCGATTATGGGAACATACGAAAAAAGTAATGATAATACGTAATTAGCTTGACGAGGGACAGTAATGCATCATAAAATAACTCGTTATGAATAGTTGAAAGGAGGGGGCAAGCATGATAGAGGAAAAAAATGATGAAATCCAGTACGATGAAGCGTTTTTGCGAATGCTGCTTGATGAAGAAAATATTGAAGCATTCCGCGAACATTTCCTTGTACTTCATCCATATGATCAGGCACAGTTTTACGAAGAGGTGGGCCCTGACATACGGCAAATTATTTATCGTTACTTGTCTCCTCAAGAAATGGCAACCATTTTTGAAACAACTGAAATCGAGGACGATGAATATAAAACATATTTAGACGAGATGGATCCATCATACGGTGCGGCCATGTTTGGCTTCATGTATACCGATAATGCGGTAGATATTCTCAATGAATTGGATACCGAGCAACGTGAAAATTATTTGGACATGATGGATGAAGAAACCGTCGATGAAATTAATGAGCTTTTAGGCTATGAAGAATATACAGCCGGAGCTATTATGACGACAGAATATGTATCGGTCGTTGAAAGTGCAACAGTTCGCGAGGCAATGCGCGTGCTGCGGCAGGAAGCCCAAACGGCCGAAACGATTTACTATATTTTTGTAGTGGATCAGGAACATCGATTACTTGGTGTCATGTCGTTAAGGCAACTAATTGTCGCGGAAGGTGATTTATATGTCCGGGATATCATGAGCGAACGTGTCCTATCCGTAAAAGTAACGGATGACCAGGAAAATGTCGCGAATCTGATTAAGGACTATGACTTACTGGCCATTCCGGTTGTCAACGAAAACCGAGAGCTTCAAGGGATTATTACGGTCGATGATATTATCGATGTCATTGAAGAAGAAGCAGAGGACGACTATTCCAAGCTGGCAGGTATTGCGGACATGGATGATAATGATGCAGGTCCTTTGCGCGCGGCAGGCAAGCGCTT
This genomic window from Solibacillus sp. FSL R5-0449 contains:
- a CDS encoding RluA family pseudouridine synthase, which gives rise to MDKRFQLQFTNKVNQELLRDAIAHWGISKRALTAIKFDGGALLVNGEERNVRHRLAEGDVVTIIFPVEEASEGLIPVQGKLSVVYEDEAVLLVNKPAFMSSIPSREHPNNSLANLVYGYFEQQQLASTVHIVTRLDRDTSGLMLIAKHRHIHHLMSEQQKKGQIHREYEAVAEGIIEQTQQSIIAPIGRKDTSIIEREVRPDGQFAHTDVTVLARKNNMTYIRLKLHTGRTHQIRVHMAYIGHPLVGDELYGGNHTFIDRQALHCRYIEFEHPLTKERVHFESKLPDEIATLIN
- the mgtE gene encoding magnesium transporter, producing MIEEKNDEIQYDEAFLRMLLDEENIEAFREHFLVLHPYDQAQFYEEVGPDIRQIIYRYLSPQEMATIFETTEIEDDEYKTYLDEMDPSYGAAMFGFMYTDNAVDILNELDTEQRENYLDMMDEETVDEINELLGYEEYTAGAIMTTEYVSVVESATVREAMRVLRQEAQTAETIYYIFVVDQEHRLLGVMSLRQLIVAEGDLYVRDIMSERVLSVKVTDDQENVANLIKDYDLLAIPVVNENRELQGIITVDDIIDVIEEEAEDDYSKLAGIADMDDNDAGPLRAAGKRLPWLIILLFLGMLTSGLMGIFEATLDKVALLATFIPLISGTSGNSGTQALAVAIRGIATGDIGGKSKLKLIMRELSTGLIMGVVSGAIVVGIIFFWKGTLMIGLLVGAAICCSIIVATLAGSFIPILMHKMGVDPAVASGPFITTLNDVTSIIIYLGLATSFISRIL
- a CDS encoding GTP pyrophosphokinase family protein — translated: MGQWEVFLSPYRQAVDELKIKLKGMRSQFGIMSANSPIEFVTGRVKPLASIYDKSLDKGIPFEPTARLGNELQDIAGLRIMCQFVDDIATVTELIRQRNDMRVIEEKDYITHSKPSGYRSHHMIIEYPVETIQGCIVVVAEIQIRTLAMNFWASIEHSMNYKYKGIFPEEIKNRLQSAAEAAFRLDEEMSSIRSEIQEAQAYFSEIKEATNTAIHKSTDKEERDN
- a CDS encoding NAD kinase — encoded protein: MKFSIQSRRDDQSNELMELAKSYLIDFGLQFDEQEPEIVLSIGGDGTLLHAFHRYLHRLDKTAFVGIHTGHLGFYADWKPSELEKLVLSIAKKEYNVVEYPLLEVQVHRLHSESSTFLALNEATIKSPDVTLVMDVELNGEHFERFRGDGLCISTPSGSTAYNKALGGAIIHPTLQALQITEMASINNRVFRTVGSSLVLPAHHNCVLKPVHEQQFNMTVDHISMTETDVKSITFNVANEKVRFARFRPFPFWERVHDSFISNE
- a CDS encoding CYTH domain-containing protein; protein product: MTQQIEIEFKNMLTKSQYEQLLETFSIKNEQIIRQANHYFDTKESHLQQLHSALRIRVTEDSIELTLKEKTSKHQHLETTDYLTREEADRMLAGKGVPAYSVNERLALFKIPVADLHCYGTLTTDRVEIPYKGGLLVFDHSFYLHCDDYEVEYETHDEAVGKQIFSEFLAHHEIEPQPAQKKIVRFMTALNNQKG